The Scophthalmus maximus strain ysfricsl-2021 chromosome 7, ASM2237912v1, whole genome shotgun sequence genome includes a window with the following:
- the arntl1a gene encoding aryl hydrocarbon receptor nuclear translocator-like 1a: MEGDDFSTEAVMNICDDLMADQRMDISSTMTDFMSPGSTDLISSSISTPGMDYTRKRKGSTTDYQIDGFSFDDMDPDKDKMGSDHQGRIKNAREAHSQIEKRRRDKMNSFIDELASLVPTCNAMSRKLDKLTVLRMAVQHMKTLRGAANPYTEANYKPSFLSDDELKHLILRAADGFLFVVGCDRGKILFVSESVYKILNYSQNDLIGQSLFDYLHPKDIAKVKEQLSSSDTAPRERLIDAKTGLPVKTDITPGPSRLCSGARRSFFCRMKCNRPSVKVEDKDFPSTCSKKKADRKSFCTIHSTGYLKSWPPTKMGLDEDNEPDNEGCNLSCLVAIGRLHPHIVPQPSLADIRVKPTEYVSRHAIDGKFVFVDQRATAILAYLPQELLGTSFYEYFHQDDIGHLAECHRQVLQMREKINTNCYKFKIKDGSFITLRSRWFSFMNPWTKEVEYIVSTNTVVSCAMMEGCDYPQSAASPQSMDSVLTSEGGGRRALQTVPGIPGGTRAGAGKIGRMIAEEVMEIQRIRGSSPSSCGSSPLNITSTPPPDTCSPGGKKIQNGGTPDLPSTGIIPGPDSVGYPYSNQSIMSDNSHLSIDIMDEPGSSSPSNDEAAMAVIMSLLEADAGLGGPVDFSDLPWPL, encoded by the exons ATGGAAGGAGATGATTTTAGCACAGAGGCAGTGATGAACATCTGTG ATGACCTGATGGCAGACCAAAGAATGGACATCTCGTCGACAATGACCGACTTCATGTCCCCCGGCTCCACCGACCTCAtctccagctccatcagcaCACCCGGTATGGACTACACCCGCAAGAGGAAGGGCAGCACCACCGACTACCA aatCGATGGATTCTCATTCGA TGACATGGACCCAGACAAGGATAAGATGGGGAG TGACCATCAGGGCCGGATTAAGAATGCCAG AGAGGCTCACAGTCAGATCGAGAAGCGGCGCCGGGACAAGATGAACAGCTTCATCGACGAGCTGGCGTCGCTGGTGCCCACGTGCAACGCCATGTCGCGCAAGCTGGACAAGCTGACGGTGCTGCGCATGGCGGTCCAGCACATGAAGACGCTCCGAG gCGCGGCCAACCCGTACACGGAGGCCAACTACAAACCTTCCTTCCTGTCAGACGACGAACTGAAGCACTTGATACTACGG GCCGCCGACGGCTTCCTGTTCGTGGTCGGGTGTGATCGTGGCaaaattctctttgtttctgaaTCGGTCTACAAAATTCTCAACTACAGCCAG AACGACCTGATTGGTCAGAGCCTGTTCGACTACCTTCACCCCAAGGACATCGCCAAGGTCAAAGAGCAGCTGTCCTCCTCCGACACGGCCCCGCGAGAGCGGCTCATCGACGctaaaa CCGGTCTCCCCGTGAAGACGGACATCACCCCCGGTCCGTCGAGACTCTGCTCCGGAGCCCGACGGTCGTTCTTCTGCAGGATGAAGTGCAACAGGCCGTCGGTCAAAGTAGAAGACAAAGACTTTCCCTCCACCTGCTCAAAGAAAAAAG ccgaCCGCAAGAGCTTCTGCACCATCCACAGCACGGGCTACCTGAAGAGCTGGCCGCCCACCAAGATGGGCCTGGACGAGGACAACGAGCCCGACAACGAGGGCTGCAACCTGAGCTGCCTGGTGGCCATCGGCCGCCTGCACCCGCACATCGTGCCCCAGCCCAGCCTGGCCGACATCCGGGTGAAGCCCACGGAGTACGTGTCCCGGCACGCCATCGACGGGAAGTTCGTCTTCGTGGACCAGAG agccacagccaTCCTCGCCTACCTGCCCCAGGAGCTGCTGGGAACCTCCTTCTACGAGTATTTCCACCAGGACGACATCGGCCACCTGGCAGAGTGTCACAGACAAG TTCTGCAGATGCGAGAGAAGATCAACACCAACTGTTACAAGTTCAAGATCAAAGACGGATCCTTCATCACGCTGAGGAGCCGATGGTTCAGCTTCATGAACCCCTGGACCAAGGAGGTGGAGTACATCGTCTCCACCAACACCGTGGTGTC gTGTGCCATGATGGAAGGATGCGACTACCCTCAGTCTGCTGCCTCACCTCAGAGTATGGACAGTGTTCTCACCTCAGAGG GCGGCGGGAGGCGGGCGCTGCAGACGGTGCCCGGCATCCCGGGCGGCACGAGAGCAGGAGCCGGGAAGATCGGCCGCATGATCGCGGAGGAAGTGATGGAGAtccagag gatccgaggctcctccccctccagctgCGGCTCCAGCCCCCTGAACATCACCAGCACCCCCCCACCAGACACCTGCTCCCCCGGGGGCAAGAAG ATTCAGAACGGAGGGACACCTGACCTGCCGAGCACAGGGATCATTCCTGGACCTGATTCCGTCGGATACCCCTACTCCAACCAGTCCATCATGA GCGACAACTCCCACCTGAGCATCGACATCATGGACGAGCCCGGCTCCAGCAGCCCGAGCAACGACGAGGCGGCCATGGCCGTCATCATGTCCCTGCTGGAGGCGGACGCCGGCCTGGGCGGCCCCGTGGACTTCAGCGACCTGCCCTGGCCCTTGTGA
- the LOC118315081 gene encoding BTB/POZ domain-containing protein 10-like isoform X2, with product MSAYGSGGGGARERGGAEHYREQRRRSGDRSRDSSHERGESQLTPCIRNVTSPTRQHDRERGDGGSSSRSSSPRPPRVSLPYSHIGGTLIGGPIPRSLGLAGIDHHSKSLGDMIYVYDLSSKEGHRGALRLGERVTLIVDNTRFVVDPAIFTAQPNTMLGRMFGSGRDNNFTRPNEKGEFEVADGISSTVFRAILDYYKSGIIRCPDGVSIPELREACDYLCISFNYSTIKCRDLSALMHELSNDGARHQFECYLEEMVLPLMVASAESGERECHVVVLTDDDVVDWDEEYPPQMGEEYSQIIYSTKLYRFFKYIENRDVAKSVLKDRGLKKIRLGIEGYPTYKEKVKRRPGGRPEVIYNYVQRPFIRMSWEKEEGKSRHVDFQCVKSKSTTNLAAAAADIPQDQLVVMQPTGPQVDELDTLPQPPGGAGEAHQPALAQAHEGQNQDSPSQAAHGNQQHGSSQTQATYHYEPDPDSPSPSA from the exons ATGAGTGCGTACGGGTCCGGTGGCGGCGGTGCGAgagaacgaggaggagcagaacatTACCGCGAGCAACGGCGGCGCTCCGGCGACCGCTCACGTGACTCGTCccacgagagaggagagagccagCTGACGCCGTGCATCAGGAACGTGACCTCACCCACTCGGCAGCACG ACCGCGAACGTGGCGACGGCGGCTCGTCCTCCAGATCCTCCAGCCCGCGCCCGCCCAGGGTTTCCCTTCCCTACTCCCACATCGGGGGCACTCTGATCGGGGGACCGATCCCTCGGTCACTGGGCCTCGCCGGCATCGACCACCACTCCAAGAGCCTGGGCGACATGATCTACGTGTACGACCTGAGCAGTAAGGAGGGGCACCGCGGCGCCCTGAGGCTGGGGGAGCGAGTGACGCTCATCGTGGACAACACCAGATTCGTGGTGGACCCCGCGATCTTCACGGCTCAACCCAACACCATGCTGGGCAG GATGTTCGGTTCTGGGCGGGACAACAACTTCACGCGGCCCAATGAGAAGGGAGAGTTCGAAGTTGCCGACGGCATCAGTTCGACCGTCTTCAGAGCGATTCTG GATTACTACAAGTCGGGGATAATCCGCTGTCCCGATGGCGTCTCCATCCCCGAGCTGCGCGAGGCATGTGACTACCTCTGCATCTCCTTCAACTACAGCACCATCAAGTGCAGAGACCTGA gcGCCCTGATGCACGAGCTGTCCAACGACGGCGCGCGGCATCAGTTCGAGTGCTACCTGGAGGAGATGGTGCTGCCGCTGATGGTGGCCAGCGCCGAGAGCGGCGAGCGGGAGTGTCACGTGGTGGTGCTGACGGACGACGACGTGGTGGACTGGGACGAGGAGTACCCGCCGCAGATGGGGGAGGAGTACTCGCAGA TCATCTACAGCACCAAACTGTACCGGTTCTTCAAGTACATCGAGAACCGAGACGTGGCCAAGTCGGTGCTGAAGGACCGAGGACTGAAAAAGATCCGTCTGGGAATCGAAG GTTACCCGACCTACAAGGAGAAGGTGAAGCGGCGTCCCGGAGGTCGGCCGGAGGTCATCTACAACTACGTCCAGCGTCCCTTCATCCGCATGTcctgggagaaggaggaggggaagagtcGCCACGTGGACTTCCAGTGCGTCAAGTCCAAGTCCACCACCAAcctggcggcggcggccgcggaCATTCCCCAGGACCAGCTGGTGGTCATGCAGCCGACGGGGCCGCAGGTGGACGAGCTGGACACTCTGCCGCAGCCCCCAGGGGGCGCCGGCGAAGCCCACCAGCCGGCGCTCGCGCAGGCCCACGAGGGCCAGAACCAGGACAGTCCGAGCCAGGCGGCCCACGGCAACCAGCAGCACGGCAGCAGCCAAACTCAGGCCACGTACCACTACGAGCCGGACCCCGACTCACCGTCACCTTCTGCATGA
- the LOC118315081 gene encoding BTB/POZ domain-containing protein 10-like isoform X1, with amino-acid sequence MVEDAEAAGGGAEPALFGGAPGFCAAVLPQLIPCCFVFTWPGDGDRDQQRGLSVLDCNHQHQQQQQHHQLQRRQVGTMSAYGSGGGGARERGGAEHYREQRRRSGDRSRDSSHERGESQLTPCIRNVTSPTRQHDRERGDGGSSSRSSSPRPPRVSLPYSHIGGTLIGGPIPRSLGLAGIDHHSKSLGDMIYVYDLSSKEGHRGALRLGERVTLIVDNTRFVVDPAIFTAQPNTMLGRMFGSGRDNNFTRPNEKGEFEVADGISSTVFRAILDYYKSGIIRCPDGVSIPELREACDYLCISFNYSTIKCRDLSALMHELSNDGARHQFECYLEEMVLPLMVASAESGERECHVVVLTDDDVVDWDEEYPPQMGEEYSQIIYSTKLYRFFKYIENRDVAKSVLKDRGLKKIRLGIEGYPTYKEKVKRRPGGRPEVIYNYVQRPFIRMSWEKEEGKSRHVDFQCVKSKSTTNLAAAAADIPQDQLVVMQPTGPQVDELDTLPQPPGGAGEAHQPALAQAHEGQNQDSPSQAAHGNQQHGSSQTQATYHYEPDPDSPSPSA; translated from the exons tgaCCAGCAGCGTGGTTTGTCAGTGTTGGACTGcaaccaccagcaccagcagcagcagcagcatcatcagctGCAGCGGCGGCAGGTCGGCACCATGAGTGCGTACGGGTCCGGTGGCGGCGGTGCGAgagaacgaggaggagcagaacatTACCGCGAGCAACGGCGGCGCTCCGGCGACCGCTCACGTGACTCGTCccacgagagaggagagagccagCTGACGCCGTGCATCAGGAACGTGACCTCACCCACTCGGCAGCACG ACCGCGAACGTGGCGACGGCGGCTCGTCCTCCAGATCCTCCAGCCCGCGCCCGCCCAGGGTTTCCCTTCCCTACTCCCACATCGGGGGCACTCTGATCGGGGGACCGATCCCTCGGTCACTGGGCCTCGCCGGCATCGACCACCACTCCAAGAGCCTGGGCGACATGATCTACGTGTACGACCTGAGCAGTAAGGAGGGGCACCGCGGCGCCCTGAGGCTGGGGGAGCGAGTGACGCTCATCGTGGACAACACCAGATTCGTGGTGGACCCCGCGATCTTCACGGCTCAACCCAACACCATGCTGGGCAG GATGTTCGGTTCTGGGCGGGACAACAACTTCACGCGGCCCAATGAGAAGGGAGAGTTCGAAGTTGCCGACGGCATCAGTTCGACCGTCTTCAGAGCGATTCTG GATTACTACAAGTCGGGGATAATCCGCTGTCCCGATGGCGTCTCCATCCCCGAGCTGCGCGAGGCATGTGACTACCTCTGCATCTCCTTCAACTACAGCACCATCAAGTGCAGAGACCTGA gcGCCCTGATGCACGAGCTGTCCAACGACGGCGCGCGGCATCAGTTCGAGTGCTACCTGGAGGAGATGGTGCTGCCGCTGATGGTGGCCAGCGCCGAGAGCGGCGAGCGGGAGTGTCACGTGGTGGTGCTGACGGACGACGACGTGGTGGACTGGGACGAGGAGTACCCGCCGCAGATGGGGGAGGAGTACTCGCAGA TCATCTACAGCACCAAACTGTACCGGTTCTTCAAGTACATCGAGAACCGAGACGTGGCCAAGTCGGTGCTGAAGGACCGAGGACTGAAAAAGATCCGTCTGGGAATCGAAG GTTACCCGACCTACAAGGAGAAGGTGAAGCGGCGTCCCGGAGGTCGGCCGGAGGTCATCTACAACTACGTCCAGCGTCCCTTCATCCGCATGTcctgggagaaggaggaggggaagagtcGCCACGTGGACTTCCAGTGCGTCAAGTCCAAGTCCACCACCAAcctggcggcggcggccgcggaCATTCCCCAGGACCAGCTGGTGGTCATGCAGCCGACGGGGCCGCAGGTGGACGAGCTGGACACTCTGCCGCAGCCCCCAGGGGGCGCCGGCGAAGCCCACCAGCCGGCGCTCGCGCAGGCCCACGAGGGCCAGAACCAGGACAGTCCGAGCCAGGCGGCCCACGGCAACCAGCAGCACGGCAGCAGCCAAACTCAGGCCACGTACCACTACGAGCCGGACCCCGACTCACCGTCACCTTCTGCATGA